A portion of the Toxoplasma gondii ME49 chromosome VIIb, whole genome shotgun sequence genome contains these proteins:
- a CDS encoding hypothetical protein (encoded by transcript TGME49_263450), translating to MRIKLRFCSHFLPGREAAGAHAPHPLGLVCASCQGTGSNECEPVHAGDACQAPPGSSTAPRSIRSSSSGNSSSSPSSTFASSSSSACLCSSLQSLQRSGCVSGISFAVFEDSCVFVDRRSVRTIGQLKAALLADLAQGRFPKTPSCLLALSACEDSRNVNASCFAASSRAAEVALGKPVDLMLRLENFLLPDNQPIDLLDKDDVVTVCLYTPVPAQTAESPGLLRGSAEAQRHSLLPATAAGARKRERSSAPDPRSSGGRPANHVKKGCKALSAGDALDEKSSEEDSSEEESSEEESSEEESSEESEEEVPRKPFQRRGKLQRMPSTPGRPSKAAAREASGRGPASGVCTPGPKRAAVAALSSDESSTSSSSSSDEEAPGSAAPTSCWKRDPLSPAEKRKLNAAPRVLHDPKKTRDDGGSRKPATPLPAGQARQTPSQASGTAAGSAGRRGTSSEGKQERKTEVSSSDSDDSAEAPRAGKELRRPNVARMPAVVAKAFGLAAGRVSGVRQSGAGEAVASADARQDSRCMQPRNGGRSQRHPQQIDVDAHPARASPQTQETPMEAAEEAGKPEETGETGGSWTAPPAPEALIPWPSASLEKVKIHQWLQVCFLTLQGFLPTLSSERLVRVEEKDLATGRVRLWEHRAPNDRPPASGGCTSQARRRGTGSWRDWSSLTEIKATPEVVHADAEGLDSSQTASAGAASLGNVSQLETVDGENGGASGAAFKYQPKRLLALQQQTVPEAISGNALPSESPLRFTSQTAPPENESHSNSSPSSSPASTAASSSSPSSAGSPSSSSALALSASAGVETDAALKGRSSSRSEKTRETAWEAFLLSGLEVVVSEDGSDLLVRHFAAAGAFHLPLPRDLLDACKQHMQKPRATSRAKKALQGGTRNSTASPSVGDREGETARNGDVLLHLVSPRTSSTTAADCNAETAETVEEEKAQGDFGGDEKRDEPHALVVDLDAVDACVKTSALKILREKLEQSRKALRRQLDFYFSPSNWSKDTHLRSVVQPLPAEVANVVQQQRLNTNRKTPSDSSPTADSSSDSSSASSDVLVGVPLREVAAFPRVQALTADEEFIAECMRCGGGLQFVHAEKDAHGDWWLIRTAKAEASDLAANAGKDKKGNPEPRRSRSGGRWGGLSGVVARP from the coding sequence ATGCGAATTAAACTGCGTTTCTGCTCCCACTTTCTCCctgggagagaagcggcgggTGCGCATGCCCCTCACCCGCTTGGCCTGGTGTGTGCCTCGTGTCAAGGAACAGGTTCAAATGAGTGCGagcctgtgcatgcaggggaCGCATGTCAAGCCCCTCCAGGGTCCTCCACTGCCCCCCGGTCGATCCGATCCTCCTCGTCTGGGaactcttcctcctctccctcctcaacctttgcttcttcctcgtcctctgcgtgcttgtgttcttctctccagtctctgcagagaagtgGATGCGTCTCTGGAATCTCCTTTGCAGTCTTTGAGGACAGCTGTGTGTTTGTGGATCGTCGCAGCGTACGGACGATTGGCCAGCTGAAAGCAGCGCTTCTCGCTGACCTCGCTCAGGGCCGCTTTCCAAAGACTCCctcgtgtcttctcgctctttctgcGTGTGAAGACAGCCGAAATGTCAACGCCTCCTGCTTCGCAGCGAGTTCTCGAGCCGCAGAGGTCGCGCTCGGCAAGCCTGTCGACCTCATGCTGCGCCTCGAAAACTTCCTCCTTCCCGACAACCAGCCCATCGACCTCCTGGACAAAGACGACGTCGTGACggtgtgtctgtacactccaGTGCCTGCACAGACAGCTGAGTCGCCGGGCCTTCTCCGCGGCTCTGCTGAGGCCCAGAGACACTCGCTGCTGCCCGCAACAGCCGCGGGCGCAAGAAAACGCGAGCGGTCTTCAGCGCCAGACCCCCGAAGCTCGGGTGGACGTCCAGCCAACCACGTGAAGAAGGGATGCAAGGCGCTGAGTGCCGGCGACGCCCTGGACGAGAAAAGCAGCGAGGAGGACagcagcgaggaggagagcagcgaagaggagagcagcgaagaggagagcagcgaagaatCCGAAGAGGAAGTTCCCCGAAAACCTTttcagaggagaggaaagctCCAGCGTATGCCGTCGACGCCTGGGAGGCCCTCGAAGGCTGCAGCGCGAGAGGCCAGCGGGAGAGGCCCTgcctcgggtgtatgtacacctgggcCGAAGCGGGCCGCGGTGGCGGCCCTCTCCAGCGACGAGAGTtccacctcttcttcgtcttcttctgacGAGGAAGCGCCGGGCTCTGCAGCCCCGACGAGTTGCTGGAAGAGGGATCCTTTGTCccctgcagagaagcgaaagctGAACGCGGCTCCCCGAGTACTGCACGatccgaagaagacgcgggaCGACGGCGGGAGTCGAAAGCCAGCAACGCCCCTCCCCGCTGGCCAGGCGCGCCAGACGCCGAGTCAAGCCAGCGGGACCGCGGCAGGCTCTGCAGGGCGCCGAGGCACGAGCAGCGAGGGAAAGCAGGAAAGGAAAACTGAGGTGTCTTCcagcgacagcgacgacAGCGCCGAGGCACCGAGGGCCGGTAAAGAGCTGCGCAGGCCCAATGTGGCGCGCATGCCCGCCGTCGTCGCGAAGGCCTTCGGCCTCGCTGCCGGGCGAGTCTCGGGTGTGCGTCAATCTGGCGCTGGCGAAGCAGTCGCGTCTGCAGATGCGCGTCAGGActcgcgctgcatgcagccgagGAACGGCGGCCGCAGTCAGAGGCATCCCCAGCAGATAGACGTGGACGCGCACCCGGCGCGGGCCTCGCCCcagacacaggagacgccgatggaggcggcagaagaggcaggaaaaccagaggagacaggagagacaggcgggTCATGGACGGCGCCTCCCGCTCCCGAGGCACTTATCCCTTGGCCGTCTGCCTCTTTGGAGAAGGTGAAAATCCACCAGTGGCTTCAAGTGTGCTTCCTCACCCTGCAGGGCTTCCTGCCAACTCTGAGCAGCGAGCGCCTCGTTCgcgtcgaagaaaaagacctGGCGACTGGCCGCGTGCGTCTCTGGGAGCACCGGGCCCCGAACGACCGCCCCCCAGCCTCGGGTGGATGTACATCCCAGGCCAGGCGGCGAGGCACAGGCTCCTGGCGGGACTGGTCGAGTCTGACGGAAATCAAAGCGACTCCGGAagtggtgcatgcagacgccgAAGGCCTGGATAGCAGCCAGACGGCGTCGGCGGGTGCGGCCTCTCTCGGCAACGTTTCGCAACTTGAGACCgtcgacggagagaacgGTGGAGCCAGCGGCGCAGCATTCAAGTATCAACCGAAGAGACTTCTCGCCCTGCAACAGCAGACCGTCCCTGAGGCGATAAGCGGAAACGCTTTGCCTTCCGAGTCGCCTCTGCGCTTCACATCCCAGACCGCCCCcccagaaaacgaaagcCACTCAaattcttctccctcttcttctcccgcctccactgcagcttcctcttcttctccgtcttcggctggctctccctcctcctcctctgctttgGCGTTGAGTGCTTCTGCAGGTGTGGAGACCGATGCTGCGCTGAAAGGAAGGTCCTCGAGTCGTtcggagaagacaagagagactgCCTGGGaggcctttcttctttcaggACTCGAGGTGGTTGTCAGCGAGGACGGCTCGGACTTGCTGGTGCGGCATTTCGCGGCGGCGGGGGCGTTTCATCTGCCGCTGCCTCGGGATTTGCtggacgcatgcaagcagCACATGCAGAAGCCACGAGCAACCTCCCGGGCGAAGAAGGCCCTTCAGGGCGGAACGCGGAACTCGACAGCAAGTCCCTCGGtcggcgacagagagggagaaactgCGCGGAACGGGGATGTTCTGCTTCACCTCGTTTCTCCCCGAACGTCGTCGACGACGGCCGCCGACtgcaacgcagagacagcagagactgttgaggaagaaaaggcacaAGGCGACTTCGGAggcgacgagaaaagagacgaaccGCATGCGCTGGTCGTGGACCTCGACGccgtcgatgcatgcgtgaaGACGAGCGCGCTGAAAATTCTCCGAGAGAAACTCGAGCAAAGCCGGAAGGCTCTCAGAAGACAACTCGACTTTTACTTTTCACCAAGCAACTGGAGCAAAGACACACACTTGCGCTCCGTCGTCCAGCCTCTCCCAGCGGAGGTCGCAAACGTCgtgcagcagcagagactgAACACAAATCGAAAAACACCGTCCGACTCTTCGCCGACTGCCGATTCGTCTTCCGACTCGTCATCCGCTTCTTCGGACGTCTTGGTGGGGGTTCCGCTGCGCGAGGTGGCGGCGTTTCCTCGCGTTCAGGCGTTGACGGCGGACGAGGAATTCATTGcagagtgcatgcgttgtggGGGAGGCTTGCAattcgtgcatgcagagaaggacgcgcATGGCGACTGGTGGCTGATTCGCAcggcgaaggcagaggcgagcGATTTAGCTGCCAATGCcggaaaagacaagaaaggcaACCCAGAGCCGAGACGCTCGCGGAGCGGTGGCAGGTGGGGGGGTCTGTCGGGGGTCGTCGCGAGACCTTGA
- a CDS encoding hypothetical protein (encoded by transcript TGME49_263460) — MQMLRIRAPPGEELGALGRGRFSSVRVAERRWNCTSSDSRSGKVEREGLARGEERGATSAPTCNSTIDTCISLDEKMQIVFCPEKTETLWKTSDLFLRLLPLCCEVLSLLRRISANRIRLARKNIDTLLSASVAPLKKTGIFSSVPLLLHFASVSSLDLCLPFSLGVAPFFSLPFSRPLSFAPFPSFFFAGVEPLMLHFPSSRRLILSSPKPRSSVQSPRRTESRRFKRHLAIPRTESVV; from the coding sequence ATGCAGATGCTTCGAATTCGCGCCCCGCCAGGCGAAGAGCTTGGCGCTCTCGGCAGAGgacgtttttcttcagtacgtgtggcagagagaaggtggaATTGCACTTCTTCGGATTCGAGGAGCGGAAAGGTCGAAAGGGAAGGACTCGCTcgaggcgaggagcgaggaGCGACGAGCGCTCCCACTTGCAACAGCACAATCGATACATGCATATCTCTCGACGAAAAGATGCAAATTGTCTTTTGTcctgagaaaacagagactctCTGGAAAACCTCAGACttgtttctccgtctccttccacTTTGCTGTGaagttctttctcttctacGGCGAATCTCTGCGAACAGGATTCGCCTTGCGCGAAAAAACATAGACACGCTGCTTTCTGCCTCCGTGGCTcctctgaaaaaaacgggcatcttctcttccgttccacttcttctccatttcgcctctgtttcctcccttGATCTTTGTCTTCCATTCTCTCTCGGTGTCGccccgtttttctctcttcccttctctcgccccctctctttcgctccgtttccctccttctttttcgctggcGTCGAGCCGTTGATGTTGCATTTTCCAAGCTCGAGACGACTTATTCTTTCTTCCCCGAAACCGCGGTCGAGCGTGCAGAGCCCGCGACGGACGGAGTCGCGCCGTTTCAAACGGCACCTTGCGATCCCCCGTACAGAATCGGTAGTCTGA